In a genomic window of Callithrix jacchus isolate 240 chromosome 22, calJac240_pri, whole genome shotgun sequence:
- the ZNF444 gene encoding zinc finger protein 444 isoform X4, protein MEVAVPVKQEAEGLALDSPWHRFRRFHLGDAPGPREALGLLRALCRDWLRPEVHTKEQMLELLVLEQFLSALPADTQAWVCSRQPQSGEEAVALLEELWGPATSPDGSSATRVPQDVTQGPRAAGGKEDNGMIPLDTAPGAEGPAAGDSQAVRPYKQEPSSPPLAPGLPAFLAAPGTTSCPECGKTSLKPAHLLRHRQSHSGEKPHACPECGKAFRRKEHLRRHRDTHPGSLGPALRPLPAREKPHACCECGKTFYWREHLVRHRKTHSGARPFACWECGKGFGRREHVLRHQRIHGRAAAAASAQGAAAPGPDGGGPFPPWPLG, encoded by the exons ATGGAGGTGGCGGTGCCTGTgaagcaggaggctgagggcctGGCGCTGGACTCCCCGTGGCACCGCTTCCGCCGCTTCCACCTGGGTGATGCGCCGGGCCCTAGAGAGGCTCTGGGGCTGCTCCGCGCCCTGTGCCGGGACTGGCTGCGGCCCGAGGTGCACACCAAGGAGCAGATGCTGGAGCTGCTGGTGCTGGAACAGTTCCTGAGCGCGCTGCCTGCCGACACGCAGGCCTGGGTGTGCAGCCGCCAGCCGCAGAGCGGGGAGGAGGCCGTGGCCCTGCTGGAGGAGCTCTGG GGGCCAGCAACATCCCCCGATGGGTCGTCAGCGACGAGGGTGCCTCAGGACGTGACGCAGGGCCCCAGGGCAGCAGGTGGAAAGGAGGACAATGGGATGATTCCCTTAG ACACGGCCCCTGGGGCTGAGGGGCCAGCGGCTGGGGACTCCCAGGCTGTGCGCCCCTACAAGCAGGAGCCCAGCAGCCCCCCGCTGGCGCCTGGCCTGCCCGCCTTCCTGGCTGCCCCGGGCACCACGTCCTGCCCGGAGTGCGGCAAGACATCCCTGAAGCCAGCGCACCTGCTGCGCCACCGGCAGAGCCACTCCGGCGAGAAGCCGCACGCCTGCCCCGAGTGCGGCAAGGCCTTCCGGCGCAAGGAGCACCTGCGGCGCCACCGCGACACGCACCCCGGCAGCCTCGGGCCCGCGCTGCGTCCGCTGCCAGCCCGCGAGAAGCCCCACGCGTGCTGCGAGTGCGGGAAGACCTTCTACTGGCGCGAGCACCTGGTGCGCCACCGCAAGACGCACTCGGGAGCGCGGCCCTTCGCCTGCTGGGAGTGCGGCAAGGGCTTCGGGCGCCGCGAGCACGTGCTGCGCCACCAGCGCATTCACGGccgggcagcagcagcagccagcgCACAGGGAGCAGCAGCCCCGGGCCCCGACGGCGGGGGCCCCTTCCCGCCCTGGCCCCTGGGGTAG
- the ZNF444 gene encoding zinc finger protein 444 isoform X3, with product MEVAVPVKQEAEGLALDSPWHRFRRFHLGDAPGPREALGLLRALCRDWLRPEVHTKEQMLELLVLEQFLSALPADTQAWVCSRQPQSGEEAVALLEELWGPATSPDGSSATRVPQDVTQGPRAAGGKEDNGMIPLADTAPGAEGPAAGDSQAVRPYKQEPSSPPLAPGLPAFLAAPGTTSCPECGKTSLKPAHLLRHRQSHSGEKPHACPECGKAFRRKEHLRRHRDTHPGSLGPALRPLPAREKPHACCECGKTFYWREHLVRHRKTHSGARPFACWECGKGFGRREHVLRHQRIHGRAAAAASAQGAAAPGPDGGGPFPPWPLG from the exons ATGGAGGTGGCGGTGCCTGTgaagcaggaggctgagggcctGGCGCTGGACTCCCCGTGGCACCGCTTCCGCCGCTTCCACCTGGGTGATGCGCCGGGCCCTAGAGAGGCTCTGGGGCTGCTCCGCGCCCTGTGCCGGGACTGGCTGCGGCCCGAGGTGCACACCAAGGAGCAGATGCTGGAGCTGCTGGTGCTGGAACAGTTCCTGAGCGCGCTGCCTGCCGACACGCAGGCCTGGGTGTGCAGCCGCCAGCCGCAGAGCGGGGAGGAGGCCGTGGCCCTGCTGGAGGAGCTCTGG GGGCCAGCAACATCCCCCGATGGGTCGTCAGCGACGAGGGTGCCTCAGGACGTGACGCAGGGCCCCAGGGCAGCAGGTGGAAAGGAGGACAATGGGATGATTCCCTTAG CAGACACGGCCCCTGGGGCTGAGGGGCCAGCGGCTGGGGACTCCCAGGCTGTGCGCCCCTACAAGCAGGAGCCCAGCAGCCCCCCGCTGGCGCCTGGCCTGCCCGCCTTCCTGGCTGCCCCGGGCACCACGTCCTGCCCGGAGTGCGGCAAGACATCCCTGAAGCCAGCGCACCTGCTGCGCCACCGGCAGAGCCACTCCGGCGAGAAGCCGCACGCCTGCCCCGAGTGCGGCAAGGCCTTCCGGCGCAAGGAGCACCTGCGGCGCCACCGCGACACGCACCCCGGCAGCCTCGGGCCCGCGCTGCGTCCGCTGCCAGCCCGCGAGAAGCCCCACGCGTGCTGCGAGTGCGGGAAGACCTTCTACTGGCGCGAGCACCTGGTGCGCCACCGCAAGACGCACTCGGGAGCGCGGCCCTTCGCCTGCTGGGAGTGCGGCAAGGGCTTCGGGCGCCGCGAGCACGTGCTGCGCCACCAGCGCATTCACGGccgggcagcagcagcagccagcgCACAGGGAGCAGCAGCCCCGGGCCCCGACGGCGGGGGCCCCTTCCCGCCCTGGCCCCTGGGGTAG